In Leguminivora glycinivorella isolate SPB_JAAS2020 chromosome 19, LegGlyc_1.1, whole genome shotgun sequence, a single genomic region encodes these proteins:
- the LOC125236611 gene encoding uncharacterized protein LOC125236611, with product MAFYGKKWQKTDFENILEFMDKLEVPEKTRALLRQTESVSTFLNNGDGSIQYVVTVGDKEVINQKLVLGEEKEFKTPDGIDTKNTFTLEGETLKSVMKFPGGKVLHMDREFGADKMVLHLRLEGLDLKANVTYLAV from the exons ATGGCGTTCTACGGAAAGAAATGGCAGAAGACCGACTTCGAAAATATCCTGGAATTTATGGACAAACTTG AGGTCCCAGAGAAGACCAGAGCCCTCCTCCGTCAGACCGAAAGCGTCTCCACGTTCCTCAACAACGGAGATGGCAGCATCCAGTACGTCGTCACCGTTGGCGACAAGGAGGTCATCAACCAGAAGCTTGTCCTTGGAGAGGAGAAGGAGTTCAAGACTCCTGACGGCATTGACACCAAGAACACCTTCACTTTGGAGGGAGAAACTCTCAAGTCTGTGATGAAGTTCCCTGGTGGGAAGGTGCTGCATATGGACCGGGAGTTTGGAGCTGATAAGATGGTTCTG CACCTTCGGTTGGAGGGTCTGGACCTCAAAGCTAACGTCACCTACCTTGCAGTTTAA